A window from Ostrinia nubilalis chromosome 13, ilOstNubi1.1, whole genome shotgun sequence encodes these proteins:
- the LOC135077265 gene encoding uncharacterized protein LOC135077265 gives MKKTGLEELAPPAPAGPAATPVCVKQEPPDAPPALTLENLEPALTASATKAGERRARSTASATVRTMTSHRWEGKTSASKQEPPDAPPALLTLENLEPALSASATGSTLLDRHMALLNHAELADSSDFMPLMAVKDEPLSEGEQQLFPGEDSSDSCGAPEPAPRASPKGWTQRDMDSALDALRNRNMSLTKASATYGIPSTTLWQRAHRLGIDTPKKEGASKSWSEADLRGALHALRAGAISANKASKAYGIPSSTLYKIARREGIRLAAPFNAAPTAWRRADLERALASIRCGAASVQRAASQYGIPTGTLYGRCKREGIELSRSNPTPWSEDAMGEALEAVRVGQMSINQAAIHYNLPYSSLYGRFKRIHAGSKFPIQNLPPQQQDLHKNVEMDHQAPPPEMYFQQPLQNHTQTDDNSVLQNQYYQNNTMNDVPMHNNIHEQYYTGQAMYYNQSCNGIATS, from the exons atgaaaaaa ACGGGGCTGGAGGAACTGGCACCGCCAGCGCCGGCGGGCCCCGCCGCCACGCCGGTTTGCGTCAAGCAGGAGCCACCGGACGCGCCGCCTGCGCTCACTCTCGAAAACCTGGAGCCTGCGCTCACCGCCAGCGCCACG AAGGCTGGAGAACGTAGAGCTCGCTCCACCGCAAGTGCCACGGTAAGAACCATGACGTCACACAGGTGGGAGGGAAAAACCAGTGCCTCTAAGCAGGAGCCGCCGGACGCGCCGCCCGCGTTGCTCACCCTGGAGAACCTGGAGCCTGCGCTCTCCGCCAGCGCCACG GGCTCAACGTTGCTGGACAGACACATGGCGCTGCTTAACCACGCCGAGCTGGCAGATTCCTCGGACTTCATGCCGCTGATGGCCGTCAAGGACGAGCCCTTGTCTGAAGGAG AGCAGCAGCTGTTCCCTGGCGAAGACTCGAGCGACTCGTGCGGCGCTCCCGAGCCTGCCCCGCGGGCGAGTCCTAAGGGCTGGACGCAGCGCGACATGGACAGCGCTTTGGACGCCCTCAGGAACCGCAACATGAGCCTTACCAAG GCATCAGCGACATACGGCATCCCGTCCACGACGCTATGGCAGCGTGCGCACCGTCTGGGAATCGACACGCCGAAGAAGGAAGGTGCGTCCAAGTCCTGGAGCGAAGCGGATCTTCGTGGAGCCCTACACGCGTTGAGAGCCGGCGCTATCTCGGCGAACAAAGCTAGTAAAGCATacg GCATCCCTAGCAGCACGCTGTATAAGATAGCGCGGCGCGAGGGCATCCGGCTGGCGGCGCCTTTCAACGCCGCGCCCACGGCCTGGCGCCGCGCCGACCTCGAGCGGGCCCTGGCTTCCATCCGCTGCGGCGCCGCTAGCGTGCAGCGCGCCGCTTCGCAGTATGGCATCCCTACCG GCACATTGTACGGGCGGTGTAAGCGCGAGGGCATCGAGCTGTCGCGGTCGAACCCCACGCCTTGGTCCGAAGACGCCATGGGGGAAGCCTTGGAAGCTGTCAG GGTAGGCCAGATGTCTATCAACCAGGCCGCCATCCACTACAACCTGCCCTACTCGTCGCTCTACGGCCGCTTCAAGAGGATACACGCCGGCAGCAAGTTCCCCATACAA AACCTCCCACCACAGCAGCAGGATTTGCACAAAAACGTGGAGATGGATCACCAGGCGCCTCCTCCAGAAATGTACTTCCAGCAGCCTCTACAGAACCACACACAAACGGACGACAACAGTGTCTTACAGAACCAGTACTACCAGAACAACACTATGAATGACGTTCCCATGCACAATAATATTCACGAACAGTATTACACGGGGCAGGCGATGTATTACAACCAAAGTTGTAACGGTATAGCGACCAGTTGA